A region of Crenobacter cavernae DNA encodes the following proteins:
- a CDS encoding HPF/RaiA family ribosome-associated protein, with amino-acid sequence MKCPLQISYENLPESEALSSHIRQRADKLEQVFQHLIACNVTVSLPHRHSQQGERYLVQVDVTAPGTELVSNKQNHEDVYVAVRDAFDATRRLLEERARHLRGQTKQHAEPMHGTVARLLDDFGFIEGDDGNDYYFSPENLVDQAFDKLTEGTPVQFLPEVAQEGRQAKRVSTGKHRYNAD; translated from the coding sequence ATGAAATGCCCGTTACAGATCAGCTATGAAAACCTGCCCGAATCGGAGGCGCTGTCCAGCCATATCCGCCAGAGGGCCGACAAGCTGGAACAGGTCTTCCAGCACCTGATCGCCTGCAACGTCACCGTGAGCCTGCCGCACCGGCACTCGCAGCAGGGCGAACGCTATTTAGTGCAGGTCGACGTGACCGCGCCCGGCACCGAGCTGGTCAGCAACAAGCAGAACCATGAGGACGTCTACGTGGCCGTGCGCGACGCCTTCGACGCGACACGGCGCCTGCTGGAAGAGCGCGCCCGACACCTGCGCGGCCAGACCAAGCAGCACGCCGAGCCGATGCACGGCACGGTGGCGCGCCTGCTCGACGACTTCGGCTTCATCGAGGGCGACGACGGCAACGACTACTACTTTTCGCCGGAGAACCTGGTCGACCAGGCGTTCGACAAGCTGACCGAGGGCACGCCGGTGCAGTTTCTGCCCGAAGTGGCCCAGGAAGGCCGGCAGGCCAAGCGGGTCAGCACCGGCAAGCATCGCTACAACGCCGACTGA
- a CDS encoding dienelactone hydrolase family protein, translating to MSPFDSPVALELGPARLGGQLTLPDAAVGIVLFAHGSGSSRFSPRNGYVARVLQRAGIATLLFDLLTREEDSVYATRFDIALLTERLLAATRWLADRPDTARLPIGYFGASTGAAAALQAAAALGDGVAAVVSRGGRPDLAGPQALSRVRCPTLLLVGGLDGDVIRLNESALSRLACTKALCIVPGATHLFDEPGTLEEVADEAGRWFLRYLPAQGTA from the coding sequence ATGTCCCCATTCGACAGCCCGGTCGCCCTCGAACTCGGGCCGGCAAGGCTAGGCGGGCAGTTGACGCTGCCCGACGCGGCCGTCGGCATCGTCCTGTTCGCGCACGGCAGCGGCAGCAGCCGCTTCAGCCCGCGCAACGGCTATGTCGCGCGCGTCCTGCAGCGCGCCGGCATCGCCACGCTGCTGTTCGACCTGTTGACGCGCGAGGAAGACAGCGTGTACGCGACGCGCTTCGACATCGCGCTGCTGACAGAACGCCTGCTCGCCGCGACGCGCTGGCTGGCAGACCGGCCCGACACCGCCAGGCTGCCGATCGGCTACTTCGGCGCGAGCACCGGCGCCGCCGCCGCGCTGCAGGCCGCCGCGGCGCTGGGCGACGGCGTCGCCGCCGTGGTGTCCCGCGGCGGCCGGCCCGACCTCGCCGGGCCTCAGGCGCTGTCCCGCGTGCGCTGCCCGACGCTGCTGCTGGTCGGCGGACTGGACGGCGACGTGATCCGCCTGAACGAGTCGGCGCTGTCCCGGCTCGCCTGCACCAAGGCGCTCTGCATCGTCCCCGGCGCGACGCATCTGTTCGATGAGCCCGGCACGCTGGAAGAGGTCGCCGACGAAGCCGGACGCTGGTTCTTGCGCTACCTGCCGGCGCAAGGCACCGCATGA
- a CDS encoding glutathione S-transferase family protein, with the protein MITVHHLNHSRSQRVLWLLEELGLPYEIRHYKRDAQTMLAPPELKAVHPLGKSPVISDGDVVVAESGAIVEYLVDTYGNGRLKPDAGDAAARRRYTYWLHYAEGSAMPLLVMALVFGRLTKPPMPALLRPLALLIADGVQKAYLDPQLRLHLDYLEGELTTGGWFAGDAFSAADIQMSFPLEAALSRGALGERHTHLKAFLARIHDRPAYRRALDKGGPYELLR; encoded by the coding sequence ATGATCACCGTGCACCACCTGAACCATTCCCGCTCGCAGCGCGTGCTGTGGCTGCTCGAGGAACTGGGTCTGCCGTACGAGATCCGCCATTACAAACGGGATGCGCAGACGATGCTGGCGCCGCCGGAGCTGAAGGCGGTGCACCCGCTCGGCAAATCGCCGGTGATTTCCGACGGCGACGTGGTGGTCGCCGAATCGGGCGCCATCGTCGAATACCTGGTCGATACCTACGGCAACGGCCGGCTCAAACCCGACGCCGGCGACGCCGCCGCGCGCCGCCGCTACACCTACTGGCTGCACTACGCCGAGGGCTCGGCGATGCCTCTGCTGGTCATGGCCCTGGTGTTCGGCCGGCTCACCAAGCCGCCGATGCCGGCGCTGCTGCGCCCGCTGGCGCTCCTAATTGCCGACGGCGTGCAGAAGGCTTACCTCGACCCGCAACTGAGGCTGCACCTCGACTATCTGGAAGGCGAACTGACGACGGGCGGCTGGTTCGCCGGCGACGCGTTCTCGGCCGCCGACATCCAGATGAGCTTTCCGCTCGAGGCGGCGCTGTCGCGCGGCGCGCTCGGCGAGCGCCACACGCACCTGAAGGCCTTCCTCGCGCGCATCCACGACCGCCCCGCCTACCGGCGCGCGCTCGACAAGGGTGGGCCTTACGAGCTGTTACGCTGA
- a CDS encoding phosphoribosyltransferase, translating to MSFIDREHAARALADRLAPWRGRHPLVLAIPRGAVPMASIIAERLQGECDVVLVRKLGAPFQPELAIGAVDEAGRVYLNSFARQTGASDDYIEAETRRELEVLRRRRRLYTGGRVIDPAGRIVIVVDDGLATGATMIAALSALRPQKPASLVCAVPVAPPDTLEKVALYADEVVCLDAPHGFQAVGQFYRDFPQVSDEEVIDILRARPGQEPA from the coding sequence ATGTCTTTCATCGATCGTGAACACGCGGCCCGTGCGCTGGCCGACCGGCTGGCGCCCTGGCGCGGCCGCCATCCGCTGGTCCTCGCCATCCCGCGCGGCGCGGTGCCGATGGCGAGCATCATCGCCGAGCGCCTGCAAGGCGAGTGCGACGTCGTGCTGGTGCGCAAGCTCGGCGCGCCGTTTCAGCCCGAACTGGCGATCGGCGCCGTCGACGAGGCCGGCCGCGTCTATCTGAATTCGTTCGCACGGCAGACCGGCGCGTCCGACGACTATATCGAGGCCGAGACGCGCCGCGAGCTCGAGGTCCTCCGCCGCCGGCGCCGCCTCTATACCGGCGGGCGCGTGATCGACCCGGCGGGTCGTATCGTCATCGTCGTCGACGACGGCCTCGCCACCGGCGCGACGATGATCGCGGCGCTGTCGGCGCTGCGCCCTCAGAAGCCGGCCAGCCTGGTGTGCGCGGTGCCGGTGGCGCCGCCCGACACGCTGGAGAAGGTCGCGCTCTACGCCGACGAGGTGGTCTGCCTCGACGCGCCGCACGGCTTTCAGGCGGTCGGCCAGTTCTACCGGGATTTCCCGCAGGTCAGCGACGAAGAGGTGATCGACATCCTGCGCGCGCGTCCGGGGCAGGAGCCGGCATGA
- a CDS encoding ceramidase domain-containing protein: MSYVDLYCERLAPGLMAEPVNTLSNLAFFAAAWLVWRRAASAGAWRARGRLLAALIALIGAGSFTFHAFATTWAEALDEFPILLFQLVFLGLYFRGVAGWGRAAVAGFLAAFVAAGVGAAGFPAVLNGSLVYLPALAVLSAIGAGEAVARRDGWPCLLGAAGAFVVSVGFRSADLAVCPRFALGTHFLWHLINAMVLALAVLGLLLSARSGSRV, encoded by the coding sequence ATGAGCTACGTCGACCTCTACTGCGAGCGCCTCGCGCCCGGCCTGATGGCCGAGCCGGTCAATACGCTGAGCAACCTCGCCTTCTTCGCCGCCGCGTGGCTGGTGTGGCGGCGGGCGGCGTCGGCCGGCGCGTGGCGCGCGCGCGGCCGCCTGCTCGCGGCGCTGATCGCGCTGATCGGCGCCGGCAGCTTCACCTTCCACGCGTTTGCCACTACCTGGGCCGAGGCGCTCGACGAATTCCCCATCCTGCTGTTCCAGCTGGTGTTTCTCGGGCTCTACTTTCGCGGCGTGGCCGGCTGGGGCAGGGCGGCGGTGGCGGGGTTTCTTGCCGCCTTCGTCGCCGCGGGCGTCGGGGCGGCGGGCTTCCCGGCTGTGCTCAACGGCTCGCTGGTCTACCTGCCGGCGCTCGCGGTGCTGTCCGCCATCGGCGCCGGCGAGGCCGTCGCGCGGCGCGATGGCTGGCCGTGCCTCCTGGGCGCCGCCGGCGCCTTCGTCGTGTCGGTGGGCTTTCGCAGCGCCGACCTGGCCGTCTGCCCGCGCTTCGCGCTCGGCACGCACTTCCTGTGGCATCTGATCAACGCGATGGTGCTGGCGCTGGCGGTGCTCGGGCTGCTGCTCAGCGCGCGGTCCGGCAGTCGCGTTTAG
- a CDS encoding DUF3460 family protein yields the protein MRTAHKGYRPGHEGYVSEFTEFMDHYLEEHPEVVEDQRHGWYLFWDHKANQASIKEEKEDSVPVKGYDYL from the coding sequence ATGCGTACCGCACACAAAGGTTATCGCCCGGGGCATGAAGGCTATGTTTCGGAGTTCACCGAGTTCATGGATCACTACCTGGAAGAGCATCCCGAGGTGGTAGAAGACCAGCGCCATGGCTGGTATCTGTTCTGGGACCACAAGGCCAATCAGGCGAGCATCAAGGAGGAGAAGGAAGACAGTGTGCCGGTCAAGGGCTACGACTACCTCTGA
- a CDS encoding CapA family protein — MALAGDVMLGRGVSRAVRGMAAADPWGDLLPRLAAADLFIVNLECAITDHDRPWSRGWKLFHFRGGPHVLKVLAAAGVDAVSLANNHTLDFEEQGLFDTLAHLDRAGIGHAGAGRTLADAAAPAWLEAGGQKVALIAVTDNEADFAATPTSAGTHYLPVSPSRETLAYLADLIASARRAGADLVVFSNHWGPNMVDRPPAHFRAFARAVVELGVDLYFGHSAHLVQGVEIHRGKPILYDTGDFIDDYAVDPLMRNDRSFLFLVTFDGQRLTRLELIPASLSFARVAIAQEPERAAICRRMKALSAELGTRLDEQDGALLWAAEGG; from the coding sequence ATGGCACTGGCCGGGGACGTGATGCTGGGGCGGGGGGTGAGCCGCGCGGTGCGCGGCATGGCGGCCGCCGACCCCTGGGGCGACCTCTTGCCTCGCCTCGCCGCGGCAGACCTCTTCATCGTCAACCTCGAGTGCGCGATCACCGACCACGACCGGCCGTGGTCGCGCGGCTGGAAGCTTTTTCATTTCCGCGGCGGGCCGCACGTGCTGAAGGTCCTCGCCGCCGCCGGTGTCGACGCCGTGTCGCTGGCCAACAACCACACGCTCGACTTTGAAGAACAGGGGCTGTTCGACACGCTCGCCCATCTGGACCGCGCCGGCATCGGCCACGCCGGGGCCGGCCGCACGCTGGCCGACGCGGCGGCGCCGGCCTGGCTCGAGGCCGGCGGGCAGAAGGTGGCGCTGATCGCCGTCACCGACAACGAAGCCGACTTTGCCGCCACGCCGACCTCGGCCGGCACCCATTACCTGCCGGTGTCGCCGTCCCGCGAGACGCTAGCCTATCTGGCGGACCTGATCGCCTCGGCGCGGCGCGCCGGCGCCGACCTGGTGGTCTTCTCCAACCACTGGGGGCCGAACATGGTCGACAGGCCGCCCGCGCACTTTCGCGCCTTCGCCCGCGCGGTCGTCGAGCTGGGCGTCGACCTCTACTTCGGCCACAGCGCGCACCTCGTGCAGGGCGTCGAGATCCACCGCGGCAAGCCCATCCTGTACGACACCGGCGACTTCATCGACGACTACGCGGTCGACCCGCTGATGCGCAACGACCGCTCCTTCCTGTTCCTCGTGACCTTCGACGGGCAGCGGCTGACGCGGCTGGAGCTGATCCCGGCCAGCCTGTCGTTTGCTCGGGTCGCTATCGCGCAGGAACCGGAACGGGCGGCCATCTGCCGGCGGATGAAGGCGCTGTCGGCCGAGCTGGGCACCCGCCTGGACGAGCAGGACGGCGCATTGCTGTGGGCGGCCGAGGGCGGCTGA
- a CDS encoding YciI-like protein, with amino-acid sequence MHYLLFYELDHNYLLRRGEFRDEHLALAWGAQQRGELVLAGSMSDPVDGAVLLFKGDTPGVAERFAQADPYVVNGLVTRWWLREWKTVVGDGAVEPTRPHG; translated from the coding sequence ATGCACTACCTGCTGTTTTACGAGCTGGATCACAACTACCTGCTGCGCCGCGGCGAGTTCCGCGACGAACATCTGGCGCTGGCGTGGGGCGCACAGCAGCGCGGCGAGCTGGTGCTGGCGGGGTCGATGAGCGACCCGGTCGACGGCGCGGTGCTGCTGTTCAAGGGCGACACGCCGGGCGTCGCCGAGCGCTTCGCGCAGGCCGACCCTTACGTCGTCAACGGCCTGGTCACGCGCTGGTGGCTGCGCGAGTGGAAGACGGTGGTCGGCGACGGCGCGGTCGAGCCGACCCGACCGCACGGCTGA